In the Nitrospirota bacterium genome, one interval contains:
- the atpG gene encoding ATP synthase F1 subunit gamma codes for MLTIRQIRRKILGSQKTKQITRTMQMVAASRLKKSEGKMLQAKPYSTKLEELLGRLSQTGQFAHPFFEAREVKNRGLVLITSDRGLCGSYNTNIILKAEAFLKGHNSGSSKLILIGKKGFDYFRKRNVEILDQITDMGGKLDYKRVEDITSRLTGYYLNGELDEVHLLYTSYRSVLSYKPTMVKFLNIEPPKEAETKGSYGDEGIKYIFEPGVKDIFEKLLPKYISTKIYMSMAESFTSESASRMMAMKLATDNATDMIDRLTLMRNKARQAAITKEITEIVTSAEALK; via the coding sequence TCAGGCAGATCAGAAGAAAGATTTTAGGATCTCAAAAGACCAAGCAGATCACCCGTACCATGCAAATGGTTGCCGCCTCAAGGCTGAAAAAGTCTGAGGGGAAGATGCTTCAGGCAAAGCCTTATTCCACAAAACTGGAAGAGCTGCTCGGCAGGTTATCACAGACAGGGCAGTTTGCCCATCCTTTTTTTGAGGCAAGAGAGGTAAAAAACAGGGGGCTGGTGCTGATAACCTCTGACAGGGGGCTGTGCGGCTCATATAATACAAATATAATCCTGAAGGCTGAAGCGTTTTTAAAAGGGCATAACAGCGGCAGTTCAAAGCTGATACTCATCGGCAAAAAAGGATTTGATTATTTCAGAAAAAGAAATGTCGAGATATTGGATCAGATAACGGATATGGGTGGAAAGCTTGATTATAAGAGGGTTGAGGATATTACCAGCCGGCTCACAGGTTATTATCTTAATGGGGAGCTTGACGAGGTACATCTGTTATATACATCCTACCGATCGGTCCTTTCATATAAGCCGACAATGGTGAAGTTTCTGAATATTGAACCCCCAAAAGAGGCGGAGACAAAAGGGTCTTATGGGGATGAAGGTATAAAGTATATATTTGAGCCGGGGGTAAAAGATATTTTTGAAAAACTGCTCCCAAAATATATTTCCACTAAGATATATATGTCAATGGCAGAGTCTTTTACTTCAGAGAGTGCCTCAAGGATGATGGCGATGAAACTTGCTACTGATAATGCAACGGACATGATTGACCGGCTAACCCTCATGCGTAACAAGGCCCGTCAGGCAGCCATTACAAAGGAGATAACGGAAATAGTTACTTCAGCAGAAGCGTTGAAGTAG
- the atpD gene encoding F0F1 ATP synthase subunit beta has protein sequence MGEMNYGTIVQVIGPTVDVRFKQESLPPILNAIRIEDKDKGINLVVEVAQHLGNDIVRCVAMSSTDGLIRGMKALDLGGPISMPVGEQTLGRIFNLLGETIDQKGPVANPENRWPIHRESPTFEEQVPVTTILETGIKVVDLLAPYAKGGKIGLFGGAGVGKTVIIMELIRNIATEHGGYSVFCGVGERTREGNDLYLEMSESGVLTKTSLVFGQMNEPPGARLRIALSGLTIAEYFRDEMNQDVLLFIDNIFRFVQAGSEVSALLGRMPSAVGYQPTLGTEMGELQERITSTNKGSITSVQAIYVPADDITDPAPATTFTHLDATTVLSRAISEMGIYPAVDPLDSTSRIMDPKIIGEEHYTVARNIQKILQRYKDLQDIIAILGMDELSEEDKQTVNRARKIQKYLSQPFFVAEAFTGTPGKYVKLVDTIKGFKMIIEGKVDDIPEQAFYMVGPIEEVLEKAEKLKAGV, from the coding sequence ATAGGAGAAATGAATTACGGAACGATTGTGCAGGTGATTGGGCCTACTGTAGATGTGCGTTTTAAGCAGGAAAGCCTTCCCCCGATTTTGAATGCAATCAGGATTGAGGATAAGGACAAGGGGATTAACCTCGTGGTTGAAGTGGCACAGCATTTGGGGAATGACATTGTACGTTGCGTGGCCATGTCTTCAACAGACGGTCTTATTAGAGGGATGAAGGCACTTGACCTTGGCGGCCCCATTTCTATGCCGGTTGGAGAGCAGACACTCGGCAGGATATTTAATCTGCTTGGCGAAACAATCGATCAGAAGGGGCCTGTTGCTAACCCTGAAAATCGCTGGCCAATACATAGAGAAAGCCCTACCTTTGAAGAACAGGTTCCTGTTACAACAATACTGGAAACAGGTATAAAGGTTGTTGACCTTCTTGCCCCTTATGCAAAAGGGGGTAAGATCGGTCTGTTCGGTGGAGCAGGGGTTGGAAAGACCGTTATCATCATGGAGCTTATCAGGAATATTGCCACAGAACATGGGGGATATTCAGTATTTTGCGGCGTGGGAGAAAGGACAAGAGAGGGAAATGACCTATACCTTGAGATGAGTGAGTCAGGTGTTTTAACCAAGACATCTCTGGTCTTCGGGCAGATGAATGAACCACCGGGAGCAAGACTCCGTATAGCATTATCAGGCCTGACAATTGCCGAGTATTTCCGTGATGAGATGAATCAGGACGTGTTATTGTTTATTGATAATATCTTCAGGTTTGTTCAGGCAGGTTCAGAGGTGTCAGCCCTCCTCGGAAGAATGCCCTCAGCAGTAGGTTATCAGCCAACCCTTGGAACAGAAATGGGTGAGCTGCAGGAGAGGATTACCTCAACTAATAAGGGCTCCATTACATCAGTTCAAGCTATATATGTTCCGGCAGATGATATTACTGACCCGGCACCGGCTACTACATTTACACATCTGGATGCCACAACAGTTCTGTCAAGGGCTATTTCTGAGATGGGTATTTATCCTGCTGTTGACCCGCTTGATTCTACATCCAGGATTATGGACCCAAAAATAATTGGTGAAGAACATTATACAGTAGCCCGTAATATACAGAAAATACTTCAGAGATACAAAGATCTGCAGGATATTATTGCAATACTTGGAATGGATGAACTATCAGAAGAAGATAAGCAGACCGTTAACCGTGCAAGAAAGATTCAGAAATATCTGTCACAGCCATTCTTCGTGGCTGAGGCATTTACAGGTACACCTGGTAAATATGTCAAATTAGTAGATACAATAAAGGGCTTCAAGATGATCATCGAGGGAAAAGTAGATGATATTCCTGAGCAGGCATTCTACATGGTAGGCCCGATTGAAGAGGTCTTGGAAAAGGCAGAGAAGTTAAAGGCAGGAGTATAA
- the atpC gene encoding ATP synthase F1 subunit epsilon, whose protein sequence is MFKLIIITPEKIAYEAEVTSIIAPGDLGYLGVLADHAPLITSLKTGKLEITDASGSKTTMTLNGGFLEVLKNNVTILADSIT, encoded by the coding sequence ATTTTTAAATTGATTATTATTACACCTGAAAAGATTGCTTATGAAGCTGAGGTGACTTCTATTATTGCCCCTGGTGACCTTGGATACCTTGGTGTTCTTGCGGACCACGCCCCGCTTATTACAAGCCTGAAAACAGGGAAACTGGAGATTACAGATGCATCCGGTTCAAAAACCACAATGACACTCAACGGCGGTTTTTTGGAAGTGCTGAAAAATAACGTAACTATTCTTGCAGATTCGATAACATAA